In the Candidatus Rhodoblastus alkanivorans genome, one interval contains:
- a CDS encoding glycosyltransferase family 4 protein, giving the protein MTQAPPSQPDPPAEIGARPLIFDITRLLLRVFSRTPNGIDRVDSALAGYFLDRADPHRSGVILTPIGPRVLAPEAAREAIAIIREHWGENEAADDCPTLRGLLASLGGLAAPVKRLSKGRRGRYAKALHWIFRHAVARGQSPRDFLADGGAYVNVSQFPLWADRYFRWLDDASGIDGVFFIHDLLPLETPEYFRPSEEPRHRRRLNTLARRGAGAIVSTEVVRQALSRHLATLGRADLPILVAPLPVDPIFSAPSGEGAPEDVPPYFVLCGTIEPRKNHLLILHAWRDLVAAHGDDAPHLILVGARGWENEHIIDLLERCPGLHRHVTEVSGLSTPALRHLLAGARALLMPSFAEGYGLPLVEALASGVPVIASDIQTFRETGGARVLMIDPTDGPKWRAAIEAFAATPSPAREETAARAASFQPPDAARHFARIEAFVASLSQAKAAAGAFRRK; this is encoded by the coding sequence ATGACCCAGGCGCCGCCGTCTCAGCCCGATCCGCCCGCCGAGATTGGCGCGCGGCCGCTCATCTTCGACATCACCCGTCTTTTGCTGCGCGTGTTCAGCCGAACGCCCAACGGGATCGACCGTGTCGATTCGGCGCTCGCCGGATATTTTCTCGACCGCGCCGATCCACATCGCTCGGGCGTGATTCTGACGCCGATCGGGCCGCGCGTCCTCGCGCCGGAGGCGGCGCGCGAGGCCATCGCCATCATCCGCGAACATTGGGGCGAGAACGAAGCCGCGGACGATTGTCCGACCCTGCGCGGGCTGCTCGCCTCGCTCGGCGGCCTGGCTGCGCCGGTGAAGCGCCTGTCCAAGGGCCGCCGGGGCCGATATGCCAAGGCATTGCATTGGATCTTCCGCCACGCCGTCGCGAGGGGCCAATCGCCGCGCGATTTCCTGGCCGACGGCGGCGCCTATGTCAATGTCAGCCAGTTCCCGCTCTGGGCGGATCGCTATTTCCGCTGGCTCGACGACGCGTCAGGGATCGACGGCGTCTTTTTCATCCACGACCTGCTTCCGCTGGAGACGCCGGAATATTTCCGGCCGAGCGAAGAGCCGCGTCATCGCCGCCGCCTGAACACCCTGGCCCGGCGCGGCGCCGGCGCCATTGTCTCGACCGAGGTCGTGCGCCAGGCTTTGAGCCGCCATCTCGCCACGCTCGGCCGCGCCGACCTGCCGATCCTGGTCGCGCCGCTTCCGGTCGATCCGATTTTTTCCGCGCCATCTGGCGAGGGCGCGCCCGAGGACGTCCCGCCCTATTTCGTCCTGTGCGGCACGATCGAGCCGCGCAAGAATCACCTTTTGATTCTGCACGCCTGGCGCGATCTCGTCGCCGCCCATGGCGACGACGCGCCCCATCTGATTCTCGTCGGCGCGCGCGGCTGGGAGAACGAACATATCATCGACCTGCTCGAACGCTGTCCCGGACTGCATCGCCATGTCACGGAAGTTTCTGGACTTTCGACGCCGGCCCTGCGCCATTTGCTGGCGGGCGCGCGGGCGCTCCTCATGCCGTCCTTCGCGGAGGGCTATGGCCTGCCGCTGGTCGAGGCGCTTGCCTCCGGCGTTCCGGTAATCGCCTCTGACATTCAGACGTTCCGGGAGACCGGCGGCGCCCGCGTCCTGATGATCGATCCGACCGACGGGCCGAAATGGCGCGCCGCCATCGAAGCCTTCGCCGCGACGCCTTCGCCGGCGCGGGAGGAAACGGCCGCGCGCGCCGCGTCCTTCCAGCCGCCGGACGCCGCCCGACATTTCGCGCGCATCGAAGCCTTTGTCGCGTCGTTGAGCCAAGCCAAGGCCGCTGCGGGAGCGTTCAGGCGAAAATGA
- a CDS encoding type I polyketide synthase — protein MAARSDDLTELAIVGRSCRLPGAPGVAELWDLLTEGRCAVGAIPHERWPQRRHFHPRAKEAGRSYIFAAGILPDIWGFDPRVFGLSPREAEQMDPQQRLLLELAFEACEDAGLPPSRLAGSRTGVYVGASATDYFTRGTHDPAAMDAYFATGTALSIVANRLSHVFDLHGPSQVVDTACSSSLVALHAAAAALTRNEVDAALVGGVNILGSPYAFVTFAHAAMLSPTGLCRAFAAEADGYVRAEGGVVLLVKRLDRALADGDRIHAILRAAGVNSDGRTSTISLPSSHFQAELLRQVYERAEIEPERVVYVEAHGTGTPAGDPIEAEALARVLGARRADPLLIGSIKTNIGHTETAAGLAGVLKAMLALEHDLAPASLHFACPNPAIDFARLNLRVAAQATPLPRDGKPRFAGVSSYGFGGTNAHAVLADAPARQCARPAQPKMLLLSARSETSLRALAGRMAESLAEADDRTAREIVAAAAHRREIMPERLVLPADDGPALAARLARFADSGALAGLGARAVAHGGEVAFVFTGNGSQWPGMGRAAFRANTAFRAAFAEIDAHFIGLAGWSLAEKLHAADLADHLTKTSIAQPLIFAIQAATVGALAEAGLRPAMVLGHSVGEVAAAHAAGILDLAQAARVIFQRSRHQEPTRDSGAMAVAFGPRASVEKLVGSVPGLVVAAHNSPQCVAVAGDTAALKRLDPAAAAAKLRIRPLDIAYPFHSPLMAPVEAPLLRDLARLTPKPAVLPFLSTVTGRILRGEEADAAYWWRNVRDPVLFQEGVERALDLGARFLVEIGPRATLKGHMRDIAADRAIPAQVDFALDETGEDAGADPIRRLARRLIAAGAAIDVEAAFGPDPGPGIALPAYPWDRQPYRHARTTEASDHFNARPRHPLIGARDRADALEWREVLDIALEPALADHVVAGQIYLPGAAFLEMALAAARDWLGRDDLALSGFEILQPLVFAPNAARELICRVAPAGATVEILSRARLTETTPTLHARGKILSDPGPDSATAAPDFGALDVEMDEIYAVAERCGLAYGPAYRRLARAARVDAATLAVELTADEGDPRYLVDPARLDSCFHGLNLLFSGAGASSAFLPTRFDLARPPAAGATLARAIIRLRRHDERILVADFLLFDAHGRPAGALRGARFQAMRHRPASPPADIVKLWAPAPGDLNGPPPSRRALTAPLADEAAPARDPLLADAWAASAALRLAQNLARQGLVDIDAAILSGKFPLALRGWASALLDSLADDGLLARDAAGFRLVEPDFPSPEALLRHSAARQPGDVAAFRLAAASAAMLRDVAAGRPPAPADAAFEAYELRSLPVQACARAVRRRLDALLADFPRNRRLRLLQVGCGFPLTQALALARDCGARLTLFDPDARLVERARLMQAPGEELAFLSDPALLPANGFDLVLSAGGLTRAAADVEILGRIAQSCASGGRIVAVEPGPSRFRDLTLGLKQALDGAAPPANATDWREILATARFAARDVRPIEPDGESALLIVADAPERPAYMAPAEEILIVRDKSDATPFALLLRDALLARGAACRLASTGEEQPSEAILVLIGGNDGDGEGAARLAARCMAIRQCVLAHDGARTVVVAEFAQDAAVAEGVFAFTRSFANEAPGLDFRRVELLAPTPQAAKKLADFILSRAPETDVACRDGTFEVLRYASPPSAPPAGRALRLEKSAEGGLDQVAWKPIRRRAPGPREVEVEIAASGLNFRDVMWAMSLLPDDMLEDGFAGPSLGLEFAGRVVALGADVQGLAIGDAVVGFCGSAFSTHATVDCDHLVAAPASLAPEAAATLPVAFLTAYYGLVHCADLQPGEWALIHGGAGGVGLAALQIALARGARPIATAGTPEKRELLRALGAEHVFDSRGGGFFDDVLRVTQGRGVAVVLNSLAGEAMERSLDLLEPFGRFIELGKRDYLANTPLGLRPFRRNLSYFGVDLDQMLLARPELSRRLFAELMAQFADGTFAPLPYSVYESGEVVEAMRAMQQSAHVGKIVIRPPTPSKAAPAPETAFRVSAEGTHLITGGLGGFGLAAARWLVERGARRLVLVGRSGAADAQARQALEELRQSGAKVRVEKCDIADADALRALFDALAASEPSLAGIMHAAMILDDSVIANLDEARLAAVLRPKATGAENLDRLTRGMTLDYFWLFSSATTVVGNPGQGAYVAANGFLEGFARARRSQGLPALAVAWGAIADAGVLARHGAAQDNLARRTGVKGVAAREALDALARHAALDGSDFVAIADMDWSAAFAQLPLLRSPSYDRLRRDEDGDAAALHSSVDLAELAERLPWDQARRTAADMIAEEVVRILRLPRDDVSLTKPLADIGIDSLVAVELSLSLEARFGLDSAAVAGGLSIMDLAGQILAAVEPAGRDCAMAERVARRHAMAEPPHERHREEAHHDARRA, from the coding sequence GTGGCTGCGCGATCCGACGACCTGACCGAACTGGCGATTGTCGGCCGCTCCTGCCGGTTGCCTGGCGCGCCGGGCGTCGCAGAATTATGGGACCTTCTCACAGAGGGCCGTTGCGCGGTCGGCGCGATCCCACACGAGCGCTGGCCGCAACGCCGGCATTTCCATCCGCGCGCCAAGGAGGCCGGCCGAAGCTATATTTTCGCGGCCGGAATCTTGCCCGACATCTGGGGGTTCGACCCGCGCGTCTTCGGCTTGTCGCCTCGCGAGGCGGAGCAGATGGACCCTCAGCAGCGTCTACTGCTGGAACTTGCGTTTGAAGCCTGCGAGGACGCCGGGCTCCCTCCCTCGCGGCTCGCAGGATCCCGGACAGGCGTCTATGTCGGCGCTTCGGCAACGGATTATTTCACCCGCGGAACTCATGATCCGGCGGCGATGGACGCCTATTTCGCCACCGGCACCGCGCTGTCCATCGTCGCCAACCGGCTGTCTCATGTCTTTGACCTGCACGGCCCGAGCCAGGTGGTGGACACCGCCTGCTCGTCCTCGCTGGTCGCGCTGCATGCGGCGGCGGCGGCGCTGACGCGCAATGAGGTCGACGCCGCGCTGGTCGGGGGCGTCAATATTCTGGGAAGCCCCTACGCCTTCGTCACTTTCGCCCATGCCGCGATGCTGTCGCCGACCGGCCTGTGCCGCGCCTTTGCGGCCGAGGCCGACGGCTATGTGCGCGCCGAAGGCGGCGTCGTCCTTCTGGTGAAGCGGCTCGACCGGGCGCTCGCCGACGGCGATCGCATTCATGCCATCCTGCGCGCGGCGGGCGTCAATTCCGACGGCCGCACCAGCACGATTTCGCTGCCATCGAGCCATTTCCAGGCCGAATTGCTGCGGCAGGTTTACGAACGAGCGGAAATCGAGCCCGAGCGCGTCGTTTACGTCGAGGCCCACGGCACCGGCACGCCGGCGGGCGATCCGATCGAAGCCGAAGCGCTGGCCCGCGTTCTCGGCGCCCGGCGCGCCGATCCGCTGCTGATCGGCTCGATCAAAACCAATATCGGCCATACCGAGACCGCGGCCGGCCTCGCCGGCGTCCTCAAGGCCATGCTGGCGCTGGAGCACGATCTCGCGCCCGCCTCGCTGCATTTCGCCTGTCCCAATCCGGCGATAGACTTCGCCCGTCTCAACCTGCGCGTCGCCGCCCAGGCGACGCCCCTGCCGCGCGACGGCAAGCCGCGCTTTGCCGGCGTCAGCTCCTATGGCTTTGGCGGAACCAACGCCCATGCCGTTCTCGCCGACGCCCCGGCGAGACAATGCGCGCGCCCGGCGCAGCCGAAAATGCTGCTTCTTTCGGCGCGCTCCGAGACCAGCCTGCGGGCGCTCGCCGGGCGCATGGCGGAGTCCCTGGCGGAAGCCGATGACAGGACGGCGCGCGAAATCGTCGCCGCAGCCGCCCACCGCCGCGAAATCATGCCCGAGCGGCTTGTTCTGCCTGCGGATGACGGCCCGGCTCTCGCTGCGCGTCTGGCGCGTTTCGCCGACTCGGGCGCGCTAGCGGGCCTCGGCGCGCGCGCCGTCGCGCATGGCGGCGAGGTCGCCTTTGTCTTCACCGGCAATGGTTCGCAATGGCCAGGCATGGGACGCGCCGCATTCCGCGCCAACACGGCCTTCCGCGCCGCTTTCGCCGAAATCGACGCGCATTTCATTGGACTCGCCGGCTGGTCGCTGGCGGAAAAGCTGCACGCCGCCGATCTCGCCGACCATCTGACCAAGACCAGCATCGCCCAGCCCCTGATCTTCGCCATTCAGGCCGCGACGGTCGGGGCCCTGGCGGAAGCCGGCCTGCGCCCTGCCATGGTTCTCGGCCATAGCGTGGGCGAGGTCGCCGCCGCTCATGCCGCGGGAATCCTCGATCTCGCGCAAGCGGCGCGGGTGATTTTCCAGCGCAGCCGCCATCAGGAGCCGACCCGCGACAGCGGCGCGATGGCGGTGGCGTTCGGCCCGCGCGCATCCGTTGAAAAACTGGTCGGCTCCGTGCCCGGCCTCGTCGTCGCGGCGCATAATTCGCCGCAATGCGTGGCGGTCGCCGGCGATACCGCGGCGCTCAAACGACTGGACCCGGCCGCCGCCGCGGCGAAGCTGCGCATCCGCCCGCTCGACATCGCCTATCCATTCCATTCGCCGCTGATGGCGCCGGTCGAAGCGCCCCTGCTCCGCGATCTCGCCCGACTGACGCCGAAGCCGGCCGTCCTGCCGTTCCTCTCCACGGTCACCGGCCGGATTTTGCGTGGCGAAGAAGCGGACGCCGCCTATTGGTGGCGCAATGTCCGCGACCCGGTCCTGTTCCAGGAAGGGGTCGAGCGGGCGCTCGACCTTGGCGCGCGTTTTCTGGTCGAGATCGGCCCGCGCGCCACGCTCAAGGGCCATATGCGGGACATTGCGGCCGACCGCGCCATTCCGGCGCAAGTCGATTTCGCCCTCGACGAAACGGGCGAGGACGCCGGCGCCGACCCCATCCGGCGCCTCGCGCGGCGACTGATCGCGGCCGGCGCGGCAATCGACGTCGAAGCGGCCTTCGGGCCGGACCCCGGTCCCGGAATCGCGCTGCCGGCCTATCCATGGGACCGCCAGCCCTATCGCCATGCCCGCACGACCGAGGCGAGCGATCATTTCAACGCCCGGCCCCGCCACCCCCTGATCGGCGCGCGCGACCGCGCCGACGCGCTCGAATGGCGGGAAGTCCTCGACATTGCGCTGGAGCCGGCGCTCGCCGACCATGTCGTGGCCGGCCAAATCTATCTGCCTGGCGCGGCCTTCCTCGAAATGGCGCTCGCAGCAGCGCGCGACTGGCTCGGGCGCGACGACTTGGCCCTGAGCGGCTTCGAAATCCTGCAACCCCTGGTGTTCGCGCCGAACGCCGCCCGCGAATTGATCTGCCGCGTCGCGCCCGCTGGCGCGACGGTCGAGATTCTGAGCCGCGCGCGCCTGACCGAGACGACGCCGACTCTCCATGCGCGCGGCAAGATTCTGTCCGATCCCGGCCCCGATTCGGCGACGGCCGCGCCGGATTTTGGCGCGCTCGACGTCGAAATGGATGAGATTTACGCCGTGGCGGAACGGTGCGGCCTCGCCTATGGCCCAGCCTATCGCCGGCTCGCCCGCGCCGCCCGCGTGGACGCCGCGACGCTGGCGGTCGAACTGACGGCGGACGAGGGCGACCCGCGCTATCTCGTCGATCCGGCGCGTCTCGACTCCTGCTTTCACGGCCTCAATCTGCTGTTTTCCGGCGCAGGCGCGTCCTCGGCCTTCCTGCCCACGCGTTTCGACTTGGCGCGACCGCCCGCGGCGGGCGCGACTTTGGCGCGCGCCATCATCCGCCTGCGCCGCCACGACGAGCGCATCCTCGTCGCCGATTTTCTCCTCTTCGACGCCCACGGCCGGCCGGCCGGCGCGTTGCGCGGCGCCCGCTTCCAGGCGATGCGCCACAGGCCGGCAAGCCCGCCTGCGGATATCGTGAAACTCTGGGCGCCCGCCCCCGGCGACCTGAACGGCCCGCCGCCCTCCCGGCGCGCGCTTACCGCGCCTCTCGCGGATGAAGCGGCGCCGGCGCGCGACCCGCTGCTCGCCGACGCCTGGGCCGCCAGCGCCGCCTTGCGTCTCGCTCAAAATCTCGCCCGCCAAGGCCTTGTCGACATCGACGCGGCGATCCTTTCGGGAAAATTTCCTCTGGCCCTGCGCGGCTGGGCCTCGGCGCTGCTCGATTCGCTCGCCGACGACGGATTGCTCGCGCGGGACGCCGCCGGCTTTCGCCTGGTCGAGCCGGACTTCCCCTCGCCCGAGGCGTTGTTGCGCCACAGCGCCGCCCGCCAGCCGGGCGATGTCGCGGCCTTTAGGCTTGCCGCCGCCTCCGCCGCCATGCTGCGCGATGTCGCGGCTGGCCGGCCGCCGGCGCCGGCGGACGCCGCCTTCGAAGCCTATGAGCTGCGCTCGCTGCCGGTTCAGGCCTGCGCCCGCGCCGTGCGCCGGCGGCTCGACGCCCTGCTCGCGGATTTCCCCCGCAACCGGCGTTTGCGCCTGCTGCAGGTCGGCTGCGGCTTCCCCTTGACCCAGGCCCTGGCGCTGGCGCGCGATTGCGGCGCCCGCCTCACCTTGTTCGATCCCGACGCCCGGCTCGTCGAGCGCGCCCGCCTCATGCAGGCGCCGGGCGAGGAGCTCGCCTTCCTGTCCGACCCGGCTCTGCTCCCCGCGAACGGCTTCGATCTCGTCCTCAGCGCCGGCGGCTTGACGCGCGCCGCCGCCGACGTGGAAATCCTCGGCCGCATCGCCCAATCTTGCGCCTCGGGGGGCCGCATCGTCGCCGTCGAACCCGGCCCGTCGCGTTTCCGCGATCTGACGCTCGGCTTGAAACAGGCTCTCGACGGCGCCGCCCCTCCGGCAAACGCAACAGATTGGCGCGAAATCCTCGCTACGGCTCGCTTTGCCGCCCGCGACGTCAGGCCAATCGAACCAGACGGGGAGAGTGCCCTGCTGATCGTCGCCGACGCGCCGGAACGGCCGGCCTATATGGCGCCTGCAGAAGAAATATTGATCGTCCGCGACAAATCCGACGCCACCCCCTTCGCCTTGCTCCTGCGCGACGCTTTGCTCGCGCGCGGCGCCGCCTGCCGTCTCGCTTCCACCGGCGAGGAGCAGCCCAGCGAGGCGATATTGGTCCTCATCGGCGGAAACGACGGCGATGGCGAGGGCGCGGCTCGGCTCGCGGCCCGCTGCATGGCGATCCGGCAATGCGTCCTCGCGCACGACGGCGCGAGGACGGTTGTCGTGGCTGAATTCGCTCAGGACGCCGCCGTCGCCGAGGGCGTTTTCGCCTTCACCCGCAGTTTCGCCAACGAAGCGCCCGGGCTCGATTTCCGACGGGTCGAATTGCTGGCGCCGACCCCGCAGGCGGCAAAAAAGCTTGCCGATTTCATCCTCTCGCGCGCGCCGGAAACCGACGTCGCCTGCCGCGACGGGACTTTCGAGGTTCTCCGCTATGCGTCGCCCCCCTCGGCTCCGCCGGCCGGCCGCGCGCTGCGGCTGGAGAAATCGGCCGAGGGCGGCCTCGACCAGGTCGCCTGGAAGCCCATCCGGCGCCGCGCGCCGGGACCTCGTGAAGTGGAAGTCGAGATCGCCGCGAGCGGCTTGAACTTCCGCGACGTCATGTGGGCCATGTCGCTACTGCCCGACGACATGTTGGAGGACGGCTTCGCCGGCCCGAGCCTCGGCCTCGAATTCGCGGGCCGCGTCGTCGCGCTCGGCGCCGATGTCCAGGGCCTCGCCATCGGCGACGCCGTGGTCGGATTCTGCGGCTCCGCTTTTTCCACACACGCCACGGTCGATTGCGATCACCTCGTCGCCGCTCCCGCGTCGCTTGCGCCCGAGGCTGCCGCGACATTGCCGGTGGCTTTTCTTACCGCCTATTATGGGCTCGTTCATTGCGCCGATCTTCAGCCCGGCGAATGGGCGCTCATTCATGGCGGCGCCGGCGGCGTCGGGCTCGCCGCGCTCCAGATCGCGCTCGCGCGCGGCGCCCGGCCGATCGCCACCGCCGGAACGCCGGAAAAGCGCGAATTGCTGCGCGCGCTGGGCGCCGAACACGTGTTTGACTCTCGCGGCGGCGGCTTTTTTGACGACGTTCTGCGCGTCACCCAAGGGCGCGGCGTCGCGGTCGTGCTCAATTCGCTCGCCGGCGAAGCCATGGAGCGCAGCCTCGACCTGCTCGAACCCTTCGGGCGTTTCATCGAACTCGGCAAGCGCGACTATCTCGCCAATACGCCGCTTGGTCTGCGGCCCTTCCGGCGCAACCTGAGCTATTTCGGAGTCGATCTCGACCAGATGCTTCTGGCGCGCCCGGAATTGTCGCGCCGGCTTTTCGCCGAGCTGATGGCGCAATTCGCCGACGGGACATTCGCGCCCCTGCCCTACAGCGTCTATGAGTCGGGAGAAGTGGTCGAGGCGATGCGCGCAATGCAGCAATCGGCGCATGTCGGCAAGATCGTCATTCGTCCGCCAACCCCGTCGAAAGCCGCCCCGGCGCCGGAAACCGCCTTTCGCGTCAGCGCGGAAGGAACCCATCTCATCACCGGGGGGCTCGGCGGCTTCGGCCTCGCCGCCGCGCGCTGGCTGGTCGAGCGCGGCGCGCGGCGCCTTGTCCTCGTCGGCCGCTCGGGCGCCGCCGACGCGCAGGCGCGGCAGGCGCTTGAAGAATTGCGCCAAAGCGGGGCGAAAGTCCGGGTCGAGAAATGCGACATCGCCGACGCCGACGCCCTGCGCGCCCTGTTCGACGCCTTGGCCGCGAGCGAGCCGTCGCTCGCCGGGATCATGCACGCGGCGATGATTCTCGACGACAGCGTCATCGCCAATCTCGATGAGGCGAGGCTTGCCGCCGTCCTGCGGCCCAAGGCCACAGGCGCGGAAAATCTCGACCGCCTGACGCGCGGCATGACGCTCGATTATTTCTGGCTGTTCTCCTCGGCGACGACCGTGGTCGGCAATCCCGGCCAGGGCGCCTATGTCGCCGCCAACGGCTTTCTCGAAGGTTTTGCGCGCGCGAGGCGGAGCCAGGGCCTGCCGGCTTTGGCGGTCGCCTGGGGCGCGATCGCCGACGCTGGCGTGCTGGCGCGCCACGGCGCGGCGCAGGACAATCTCGCGCGGCGGACCGGCGTCAAGGGCGTCGCGGCGCGCGAGGCGCTCGACGCGCTGGCGCGCCACGCCGCTCTCGACGGCTCGGACTTCGTCGCCATCGCCGACATGGACTGGAGCGCGGCCTTCGCGCAATTGCCGCTGTTGCGCTCGCCAAGCTACGACCGGCTGCGCCGCGACGAGGACGGCGACGCCGCCGCGCTCCATTCGAGCGTCGATCTCGCCGAGCTCGCCGAACGCCTGCCCTGGGACCAGGCGCGGCGCACGGCGGCGGACATGATCGCCGAGGAAGTCGTGCGCATCCTGCGCCTGCCGCGCGACGACGTGAGCCTGACCAAGCCGCTCGCCGACATCGGGATCGATTCGCTGGTCGCGGTGGAATTGTCGCTCAGCCTCGAGGCGCGGTTCGGCCTGGACTCGGCCGCCGTCGCCGGCGGCTTGTCGATCATGGATCTCGCCGGCCAGATCCTTGCCGCCGTCGAGCCGGCCGGCCGCGATTGCGCAATGGCCGAGCGGGTCGCGCGGCGCCACGCCATGGCCGAGCCCCCACACGAAAGGCATCGCGAAGAGGCGCATCACGACGCACGCCGGGCCTGA
- a CDS encoding CDP-alcohol phosphatidyltransferase family protein: MRRSLTLSNMDFFPTAIEASPSAKQQPHSFAPPIRIQENILALHERATLDRLCDALPSWVKPDHLTALGLFGAGLSGAGYVVSNWSAVGLFIASLGLVLNWFGDSLDGSLARHRGVERPRYGYFLDHTVDAFGNFLLVAGLGASPYVDMNVALITLIGYLLLSIYAFLSHHVSGRLQLSFLQCGPSEIRLALIALNALIYFEGPLHLHFAQSSISVYSLLVGFFGVSFFALFLSNAVAMARDLRRENKATRR, encoded by the coding sequence TTGAGGCGGAGTTTGACTTTGTCGAACATGGACTTCTTCCCGACCGCAATCGAGGCCAGCCCTTCCGCCAAACAGCAACCGCATTCCTTCGCGCCGCCGATCCGCATCCAGGAAAATATACTTGCGCTCCACGAGCGCGCGACGCTTGATCGGCTCTGCGACGCCCTGCCCTCCTGGGTCAAGCCGGACCATCTCACCGCTCTCGGCCTGTTCGGCGCGGGCTTGAGCGGCGCTGGCTATGTCGTCAGCAATTGGAGCGCCGTCGGCCTGTTCATCGCCAGCCTCGGCCTCGTCCTGAACTGGTTCGGCGACTCACTCGACGGCTCGCTCGCCCGCCACCGCGGCGTCGAGCGGCCGCGTTACGGCTATTTCCTCGACCACACGGTGGACGCTTTCGGCAATTTCCTGCTGGTCGCCGGTCTCGGCGCATCGCCCTATGTCGACATGAACGTCGCGCTCATCACCCTGATCGGCTATCTGCTCCTGAGCATTTACGCCTTCCTGTCCCATCACGTTTCCGGCCGGCTGCAGCTCAGCTTCTTGCAATGCGGGCCGAGCGAAATTCGTCTCGCGCTGATCGCCCTGAACGCCTTGATATATTTCGAGGGGCCGCTCCATTTGCATTTCGCGCAGAGCAGCATTTCCGTTTACTCGCTGCTCGTGGGCTTTTTCGGTGTCAGTTTTTTCGCCCTTTTCCTGTCTAACGCCGTCGCCATGGCGCGCGATCTTCGCCGGGAAAACAAAGCCACACGCCGGTAG